The following proteins are co-located in the Candidatus Avedoeria danica genome:
- a CDS encoding adenosylhomocysteinase encodes MTAPTLVDDYKVRNIALADFGRKELDIAQHEMPGLMECRKRYGPSKPLAGARITGSLHMTIQTAVLIETLVELGADVRWSSCNIYSTQDHAAAAIAAAGVPVFAWKGETLDEYWWCLEQSLKFPNPAGGEPLGPTLIVDDGGDATLFAHLGYRAEKDPGSLDKPVGSNDEEALMKALKRLRAELPGWWGRVIPEIVGVSEETTTGVHRLHQMLERGELLFPAINVNDSVTKSKFDNLYGCRESLVDGIKRATDVMIAGKTAVVCGFGDVGKGCAESLRSLGAKIIVTEIDPICALQAKMAGYDVLTIEDTLGTADIYVTATGCKDVITVDQLSRMKDQAIVCNIGHFDNEIQVEALDDFPGVTTTMIKPEEVGAVDKYTFPDGRSIYILAKGRLVNLGCATGHPSFVMSNSFTNQVLAQLDLWQNRRPISLTVLPKHLDEMVARMHLGKLGVKLTTLTGDQASYMGVDAQGPFKAEGYRY; translated from the coding sequence ATGACCGCACCGACCCTCGTCGACGACTACAAGGTCCGCAACATCGCCCTCGCCGACTTCGGCCGCAAGGAACTCGACATCGCCCAGCACGAGATGCCCGGGCTGATGGAGTGCCGCAAGCGCTACGGGCCGAGCAAGCCGCTGGCGGGCGCGCGGATCACGGGCTCGCTGCATATGACGATCCAGACGGCCGTCCTCATCGAGACGCTCGTCGAACTCGGCGCGGACGTCCGGTGGTCCAGCTGCAATATCTACAGCACGCAGGACCACGCGGCGGCGGCCATCGCCGCGGCGGGCGTGCCCGTGTTCGCATGGAAGGGCGAGACGCTCGACGAGTACTGGTGGTGCCTCGAGCAGTCGCTGAAGTTCCCGAACCCGGCCGGCGGCGAGCCCCTCGGCCCGACGCTGATCGTCGACGACGGCGGCGATGCGACGCTGTTCGCGCACCTCGGCTACCGCGCCGAGAAGGATCCCGGCAGCCTCGACAAGCCCGTCGGGTCGAACGACGAAGAGGCGCTGATGAAGGCCCTCAAGCGCCTGCGCGCCGAGCTGCCGGGCTGGTGGGGGCGTGTGATCCCCGAGATCGTCGGCGTCAGCGAGGAGACGACGACGGGCGTGCACCGGCTGCACCAGATGCTCGAGCGCGGCGAGCTCCTCTTCCCGGCGATCAACGTCAACGACTCCGTCACGAAGAGCAAGTTCGACAACCTGTACGGCTGCCGCGAGTCCCTCGTCGACGGGATCAAGCGGGCGACCGACGTGATGATCGCCGGCAAGACGGCCGTCGTCTGCGGCTTCGGCGACGTCGGCAAGGGTTGCGCCGAGAGCCTGCGCAGCCTGGGGGCCAAGATCATCGTCACCGAGATCGACCCGATCTGCGCGCTGCAGGCTAAGATGGCCGGCTACGACGTCCTGACCATCGAGGACACGCTCGGCACGGCCGACATCTACGTGACGGCCACCGGCTGCAAGGACGTGATCACCGTCGACCAGCTCTCGCGGATGAAGGACCAGGCCATCGTCTGCAACATCGGCCACTTCGACAACGAGATCCAGGTCGAGGCGCTGGACGACTTCCCGGGCGTGACGACGACGATGATCAAGCCCGAGGAGGTCGGCGCCGTCGACAAGTACACCTTCCCGGACGGCCGGAGCATCTACATCCTGGCCAAAGGCCGACTCGTGAACCTCGGCTGCGCCACCGGCCACCCGAGCTTCGTGATGTCCAACAGCTTCACGAACCAGGTCCTCGCCCAGCTCGACCTCTGGCAGAACCGCCGCCCGATCAGCCTCACCGTCCTGCCCAAGCACCTCGACGAGATGGTGGCGCGGATGCACCTGGGCAAGCTCGGCGTGAAGCTGACGACGCTCACCGGGGATCAGGCGTCGTACATGGGGGTGGATGCGCAGGGGCCGTTCAAGGCGGAGGGGTATCGGTATTAG
- a CDS encoding VWA domain-containing protein: MDDTPMIPPTDLNSRAPLAPDDTRLTAYALGQLDADDLADGRAAVEAALAGDAALAAEVDAIRAMAVDLTAALAAEADTTAVTGLTDMQQADVRRAAERRNRTLEVKLPRWWPIGPSRTAYLLRSSLAAVAMLLLVVLPLGYAAGMLFTSPRGLGALSQNVDRKARMSSEAIDGLGAMTGDASNSAGAASIPLAEAPAIAAAPNGRSSVRQSAAPTAEYFAAGVAPESDGLYDTAAAPEDRSSQPNPNLPPDLHATALAPMRYPTPDPYPPYPPGGEGYNNVVDNPFQRVTDAPLSTFGIDVDTASYANARRFLTGGQLPPAEAVRIEELINYFPYDYEPPRPRDEMPFAVDVAAHPAPWAPEHRLVRVALKGREVEADRRPTANLVFLVDVSGSMSDANKLPLVQQALTEMVEQLRRDDRVAIVTYAGEAGIALNSTPGSERGAIIDGIRRLSAGGSTNGAAGILTAYEIARRNFIEGGANRVILATDGDFNVGLTSDDQLIQVITAEAKTGVFLTVLGFGMGNLQDGKLEQLADKGNGHYAYIDGEREAQKALVDELDATLVTIAKDVKIQVEFNPAQVAGYRLIGYENRAMAAEDFADDTKDGGEIGAGHTVTALYEVVPIDQELPGADGVPLRYQGGSDDDTTRGAPPARGVSGELLVVKLRWKAPDGNASTERDVPFVDRGEGARGADDDWRFAASVAAFGMLLRRSPYGGDADWRMVLDLAEGGLGRDDGGWRHEFIDLVQRAQTLSGGDR, from the coding sequence ATGGACGACACACCGATGATCCCGCCGACCGACCTCAACAGCCGTGCACCCCTCGCCCCCGACGACACCCGCCTGACCGCCTACGCCCTCGGCCAGCTCGACGCCGACGACCTCGCGGACGGCCGCGCGGCGGTCGAGGCGGCGTTGGCGGGCGACGCGGCGTTGGCGGCGGAGGTCGACGCGATCCGCGCGATGGCCGTTGATCTCACGGCGGCGCTGGCGGCGGAGGCGGACACGACGGCCGTCACCGGACTGACCGACATGCAGCAGGCCGATGTGCGGCGCGCTGCCGAGCGCCGCAATCGAACGCTCGAGGTCAAGCTTCCCCGTTGGTGGCCGATCGGGCCGAGTCGCACGGCTTATCTCCTTCGCTCGTCGCTCGCCGCAGTCGCGATGCTGCTGCTGGTCGTGCTGCCGTTGGGCTATGCCGCCGGGATGCTGTTCACCTCACCTCGGGGGTTGGGAGCGCTGTCGCAGAACGTCGACCGCAAAGCACGGATGTCTTCTGAGGCGATCGACGGCTTGGGTGCGATGACCGGCGACGCGTCGAACAGCGCGGGTGCGGCGTCGATTCCACTCGCTGAGGCTCCCGCCATCGCGGCCGCTCCGAACGGGCGATCCAGCGTGCGACAGTCGGCTGCCCCGACCGCTGAGTACTTCGCGGCGGGCGTCGCGCCCGAGTCCGATGGGCTCTACGACACGGCCGCGGCCCCTGAGGATCGGAGCTCCCAGCCCAATCCCAACCTCCCCCCCGATCTCCACGCCACCGCCCTCGCCCCCATGCGCTACCCCACCCCCGACCCCTACCCACCCTACCCACCCGGCGGCGAGGGCTACAACAACGTCGTCGACAACCCGTTCCAGCGGGTCACCGACGCCCCGCTCTCGACGTTCGGCATCGACGTCGACACCGCGAGCTACGCGAACGCGCGGCGCTTCCTGACCGGCGGCCAGCTGCCGCCCGCCGAGGCGGTGCGGATCGAGGAGCTGATCAACTACTTCCCGTACGACTACGAGCCGCCCCGCCCGCGGGACGAGATGCCGTTCGCGGTCGATGTGGCCGCGCACCCCGCGCCGTGGGCGCCGGAGCACCGGCTGGTGCGGGTGGCCTTGAAGGGGCGCGAGGTCGAGGCGGATCGGCGGCCGACGGCGAACCTGGTGTTTCTCGTGGACGTCAGCGGGTCGATGAGCGACGCCAACAAGCTGCCGCTCGTGCAGCAGGCGCTGACGGAGATGGTCGAGCAGCTGCGGCGGGACGATCGGGTGGCCATCGTGACGTACGCCGGCGAGGCCGGGATCGCGCTGAACTCGACGCCCGGGTCGGAGCGCGGTGCGATCATCGACGGGATCCGGCGGCTGAGCGCCGGCGGGTCGACGAACGGGGCGGCCGGGATCCTGACGGCGTATGAGATCGCTCGGCGCAACTTCATCGAGGGCGGCGCGAACCGCGTGATCCTGGCCACGGACGGTGACTTCAACGTCGGTTTGACGAGCGACGATCAACTGATCCAGGTCATCACCGCCGAGGCCAAGACCGGTGTGTTCCTGACCGTCCTCGGCTTTGGGATGGGCAACCTCCAGGACGGCAAGCTCGAGCAGCTGGCCGACAAGGGCAACGGCCATTACGCCTACATCGACGGCGAGCGCGAGGCCCAGAAGGCGCTCGTCGACGAGCTCGACGCGACGCTCGTCACGATCGCCAAGGACGTGAAGATCCAGGTGGAGTTCAACCCGGCGCAGGTGGCCGGCTACCGCCTGATCGGCTACGAGAACCGGGCGATGGCGGCCGAGGACTTCGCGGACGATACGAAGGACGGCGGCGAGATCGGGGCGGGGCATACAGTGACGGCGCTGTACGAGGTCGTGCCGATCGATCAGGAGCTGCCCGGTGCCGACGGCGTGCCGCTGCGCTACCAGGGAGGTTCGGACGACGACACGACGCGCGGTGCGCCGCCCGCCCGGGGCGTGTCCGGCGAGCTCCTCGTCGTGAAGCTCCGCTGGAAGGCGCCGGACGGCAACGCGAGCACCGAGCGCGACGTCCCGTTCGTCGACCGCGGCGAGGGCGCGCGGGGCGCCGACGACGACTGGCGGTTCGCCGCATCCGTCGCGGCCTTCGGTATGCTGTTGCGCCGCTCGCCCTACGGCGGCGACGCGGATTGGCGGATGGTCCTCGACCTGGCGGAGGGCGGCCTCGGCCGCGACGATGGTGGGTGGCGGCATGAGTTCATCGACCTTGTCCAACGCGCACAGACGCTTTCAGGAGGCGACCGATGA
- a CDS encoding pyridoxamine 5'-phosphate oxidase family protein, with product MSTPPKDPLRPFDDDAALTLARLIRDHRQAALATLSDGRPSVSMVACVPESGFDGFLLHLSDLAAHKRHLRADPRCSLLVFEPDDPRVEVLMRKRVSLDCTAAVIDKASPAYESAKATYLASLPKHQMMFQLGDFDLVRLAPTGGLLNAGFGQAYRLTPDELAMAALAAAEM from the coding sequence ATGAGCACGCCCCCCAAAGACCCCCTCCGCCCCTTCGACGACGACGCCGCCCTCACCCTCGCCCGCCTCATCCGCGACCACCGCCAAGCCGCCCTCGCCACCCTCAGCGACGGCCGCCCGAGCGTCTCGATGGTCGCGTGCGTGCCGGAGAGCGGCTTCGACGGCTTCCTGCTCCACCTGTCCGACCTGGCCGCCCACAAGCGCCACCTGCGTGCCGACCCGCGCTGCAGCCTGCTCGTATTCGAGCCGGACGACCCTCGGGTCGAGGTCCTCATGCGCAAGCGCGTCTCGCTCGACTGCACGGCGGCGGTGATCGACAAGGCGTCGCCGGCGTATGAGTCGGCCAAGGCGACGTATCTCGCGTCCCTGCCCAAGCACCAGATGATGTTCCAGCTGGGCGATTTCGATCTCGTCCGGCTCGCCCCGACGGGCGGGCTCTTGAACGCCGGCTTCGGGCAGGCGTATCGACTGACGCCGGATGAGCTGGCGATGGCCGCGTTGGCTGCGGCGGAGATGTGA
- a CDS encoding DNA primase — MNPVDEVRARIDIVELIGERVPLKKAGRTFKACCPFHQERTPSFVVFPESGSWRCFGACGTGGDAFDFIMRTENLPFRDALEFLARRVGVDLSPATPEAKAQVERSKRLRDAVLAAAEHWHGLLLRAPEAEAARVYLSGRGFGTDIAKSFRLGFAPDSWDATGNHLRAIGFHDDDLLAAGLLRERDGGGHYDYFRNRVVIPIHNVRGEPVGFGARALDADSQPKYLNSPQTPIFDKGRTLFALDRARQTIRDTEEAVVVEGYTDVIRAHAAGFTNVVASLGTALTEHHVALLKRFAKRIVLALDADAAGQAATVRGLDVIREAAAGDVVPVPTARGAVRFASTLEVDLRVAVLPAGKDPDDVIRDDPEGWRSLIAGAAPVLGYLLDALTADLDLNDPSAKQTAAERLIPVIADIPDPIVRSAWMARLADKLRVDERALAARMTQVARMRTARPAPRRSDGPATPRADAASSVAAPSTPADPDGNGIHAIRDDPMHDHVGLGNMPEASRPPAAPPDDNATRILGFLLAAPSRLAALNEALRAADEVPLGGGDFADPLQRDLFEAIRYAAHGTPPPDAPAEHRLDALPEGHARYADTLRRRNLSGPGGDEGLALKAFRNEVFRQRQSLLRQRRDTLRFSLGDAEAEVAEDAPGGVERRARIRELESAVKGIETHLDRLNRLLVPSAMTSGKRDRGFG; from the coding sequence ATGAACCCCGTCGACGAAGTCCGCGCTCGCATCGACATCGTCGAGCTCATCGGCGAGCGCGTGCCGCTCAAGAAGGCGGGGCGGACGTTCAAGGCGTGCTGTCCATTCCATCAGGAGCGGACGCCCAGCTTCGTCGTGTTCCCGGAGAGCGGTTCGTGGCGCTGTTTCGGCGCCTGCGGCACGGGCGGCGATGCGTTCGACTTCATCATGCGCACCGAGAACCTGCCGTTTCGCGACGCGCTCGAATTCCTCGCCCGCCGCGTCGGCGTCGACCTCTCGCCGGCGACGCCGGAAGCCAAGGCCCAGGTGGAGCGTTCGAAACGGCTGCGCGATGCCGTCCTGGCGGCGGCCGAGCACTGGCACGGACTCCTCCTGCGCGCGCCCGAGGCCGAGGCGGCCCGCGTCTACCTGAGCGGTCGCGGCTTCGGCACGGATATCGCCAAGTCCTTCCGACTGGGCTTCGCGCCCGACAGCTGGGATGCCACCGGCAACCACCTCCGGGCGATAGGTTTCCATGACGACGATCTGCTCGCCGCCGGCCTGCTGCGCGAGCGCGACGGCGGCGGCCACTACGACTACTTCCGCAACCGCGTCGTCATCCCGATTCACAACGTCCGCGGCGAGCCCGTCGGCTTCGGCGCGCGGGCGCTGGATGCGGACAGCCAGCCGAAGTACCTGAACAGCCCGCAGACGCCGATCTTCGACAAGGGCCGCACGCTCTTCGCCCTCGACCGTGCCCGCCAGACCATCCGCGACACCGAGGAGGCCGTCGTCGTCGAGGGCTACACGGACGTGATCCGCGCCCATGCCGCCGGCTTCACGAACGTCGTCGCCAGCCTCGGCACCGCGCTGACGGAGCACCACGTGGCGCTCCTGAAGCGCTTCGCCAAGCGGATCGTCCTGGCGCTGGACGCCGACGCCGCCGGTCAGGCCGCCACCGTGCGCGGCCTCGACGTCATCCGCGAGGCCGCCGCCGGCGACGTCGTGCCGGTGCCGACGGCGCGCGGCGCGGTCCGCTTCGCCAGCACGCTGGAGGTCGACCTGCGCGTCGCCGTGCTGCCGGCGGGCAAAGATCCGGACGACGTGATCCGCGACGACCCCGAAGGCTGGCGAAGCCTGATCGCCGGCGCCGCGCCTGTCCTGGGCTACCTGCTGGATGCGCTGACCGCGGACTTGGACCTGAACGACCCGAGCGCCAAGCAGACCGCCGCCGAGCGCCTCATCCCGGTCATCGCCGACATCCCGGATCCGATCGTCCGCAGCGCCTGGATGGCTCGCCTGGCCGACAAGCTGCGCGTGGACGAGCGGGCGCTGGCGGCGCGGATGACCCAGGTGGCCCGGATGCGCACCGCGCGGCCCGCGCCGCGCCGCAGCGATGGTCCGGCGACGCCGCGGGCCGACGCGGCGTCCTCCGTTGCCGCTCCGTCGACTCCAGCGGATCCTGACGGAAACGGGATCCATGCGATCCGCGATGACCCGATGCACGATCACGTGGGCCTCGGCAACATGCCCGAAGCGTCTCGGCCGCCCGCCGCCCCGCCTGACGACAACGCCACCCGCATCCTCGGGTTCCTCTTGGCCGCCCCGAGCCGCTTGGCCGCTCTGAACGAAGCGCTGCGCGCGGCCGACGAGGTGCCCCTCGGCGGAGGCGACTTCGCCGACCCGCTCCAGCGAGACCTCTTCGAGGCCATCCGCTATGCCGCCCACGGCACACCGCCGCCAGACGCGCCGGCGGAGCACCGGCTCGATGCGCTTCCCGAGGGCCATGCGCGCTACGCCGACACGCTGCGGCGACGCAACCTGAGCGGTCCGGGGGGCGACGAAGGGTTGGCGCTCAAGGCGTTTCGCAACGAGGTGTTTCGCCAGAGGCAGAGCCTGCTGCGACAGCGGCGAGACACGCTTCGCTTCTCGCTCGGCGACGCCGAGGCCGAAGTCGCCGAAGACGCACCCGGCGGGGTCGAACGTCGGGCCAGGATTCGCGAGCTCGAATCCGCCGTGAAGGGGATCGAGACCCATCTGGACCGCCTTAACCGGCTGCTCGTTCCGTCGGCCATGACCTCGGGCAAGCGCGATCGGGGCTTCGGCTAG
- a CDS encoding sigma-70 family RNA polymerase sigma factor, with amino-acid sequence MDEHADALIRYTARLTPDLDTARDVVQDAFLRLCKADRDAVGERVDLWLFTVCRNRAFDLYRKDRRMTPLTDAATRTRPSADPGPEAAALNLDTRGRLLALLATLSDRQQEVVRLKFQHELSYAEIAQVTGLSVANVGYLLHMALKRLREVAAGEGEDGGAATSSTGRPATAAGAANGG; translated from the coding sequence ATGGACGAACACGCCGACGCCCTCATCCGCTACACCGCCCGCCTCACGCCCGACCTCGACACGGCGCGCGACGTCGTCCAGGACGCCTTCCTCCGCCTGTGCAAGGCCGACCGCGACGCCGTCGGCGAGCGCGTGGACCTCTGGCTCTTCACCGTCTGCCGCAACCGGGCGTTCGACCTCTACCGAAAGGACCGCCGCATGACACCCCTCACCGATGCCGCCACACGCACACGTCCCAGCGCCGACCCCGGCCCCGAGGCCGCCGCGCTGAACCTCGACACCCGCGGTCGGCTCTTGGCGCTGCTGGCCACGCTATCCGACCGCCAGCAGGAGGTCGTCCGCCTGAAGTTCCAGCACGAGCTGAGCTACGCCGAGATCGCCCAGGTCACCGGGTTGTCGGTGGCCAACGTCGGCTACCTGCTGCACATGGCCCTCAAGCGCCTGCGGGAGGTCGCGGCCGGCGAGGGCGAGGACGGCGGCGCGGCGACGTCATCGACCGGCCGGCCTGCGACGGCGGCCGGCGCGGCGAACGGAGGTTGA
- a CDS encoding DUF4349 domain-containing protein: MTTRRTPGPPPTSPFDDPRITAFALGELPEADRAALAADLARDAALTAEVDAVRAIADNLAVAFFHEAAAPVGGLTERQRFAVRNAARRNNGRRWNTLVERAQSWPALALLAAAVTLFFLFSPSVGSAFVATQVWFAKVRDGGNISALTSRTIADEFRYGESPTLWKIMTASGSRGTGSARSERSDAALAGAPVAQAYATPGLPYDLSSTAAALDQVLRTTPEPPLPRTDGGNDAAADAPLVAPVSDPNRKIIKDAVLAIEVEDTIAALSRIDTIAVQSGGYILETLSDQGVDSGRPGATVKFAVPVDSFEAALGRLRAIGTVVHEQTSGVDVTTEFTDIQSRIANLEATQARVREFLAQAKTVEEALNVNARLTEIEGQLAQLKGRSTHLAGRAAYSTLTVTLMGPVPPTRTPTITPTPAPTATPTPGTAWSPAPIAKDAFATLGGLLKGLAAVAIWLVVVGLPIGLIVVAGWWGLRGIVGGRRS; this comes from the coding sequence ATGACGACCCGACGAACGCCCGGCCCCCCGCCCACGTCACCGTTCGACGACCCCCGGATCACCGCCTTCGCGCTGGGCGAGCTGCCCGAAGCCGACCGCGCCGCTCTCGCCGCCGATCTGGCGCGCGACGCGGCCCTGACCGCCGAGGTGGACGCCGTCCGGGCGATCGCCGACAACCTGGCGGTCGCGTTCTTCCACGAGGCGGCCGCGCCGGTCGGCGGCTTGACGGAGCGGCAGCGGTTTGCCGTCCGCAACGCCGCGCGGCGCAACAACGGCCGGCGATGGAACACACTCGTTGAACGCGCCCAAAGCTGGCCCGCGCTCGCGTTGTTGGCGGCCGCCGTCACGCTGTTCTTCCTCTTCAGCCCGAGTGTCGGCAGCGCGTTTGTCGCGACCCAGGTGTGGTTCGCGAAGGTCCGTGACGGGGGCAACATCTCCGCGCTGACGAGCCGTACCATCGCCGACGAGTTTCGCTACGGCGAGTCGCCGACGCTGTGGAAGATAATGACGGCCAGCGGCTCACGAGGCACCGGGTCGGCGAGGTCCGAACGTTCAGACGCCGCATTGGCGGGAGCACCAGTGGCGCAGGCGTATGCGACGCCAGGACTTCCCTACGACTTGAGCAGCACCGCGGCAGCTCTGGATCAGGTGCTCCGGACCACCCCGGAACCACCGCTCCCTCGCACGGACGGCGGCAATGATGCCGCCGCCGACGCTCCGCTCGTCGCCCCCGTTTCCGACCCCAACCGCAAGATCATCAAGGACGCCGTCCTCGCCATCGAGGTCGAAGACACGATCGCCGCACTCAGTCGCATCGACACGATCGCCGTCCAGTCCGGCGGCTACATCCTCGAGACGCTGTCCGACCAGGGCGTCGACAGCGGGCGACCCGGCGCCACCGTGAAGTTCGCCGTGCCGGTCGACAGCTTCGAGGCGGCGCTCGGAAGGCTTCGCGCGATCGGAACGGTGGTGCACGAGCAGACGAGCGGCGTCGACGTGACGACGGAGTTCACGGACATCCAGAGCCGGATCGCGAACCTCGAGGCCACGCAGGCGCGCGTGCGGGAGTTCCTGGCGCAGGCGAAGACCGTCGAGGAAGCGCTGAACGTGAACGCGCGCCTGACGGAGATCGAGGGCCAACTGGCCCAGCTGAAGGGCCGCTCCACCCACCTCGCGGGCCGCGCCGCCTACTCCACCCTCACCGTCACCCTCATGGGCCCCGTCCCCCCGACCCGCACGCCGACGATCACCCCGACGCCAGCCCCCACCGCGACGCCGACGCCCGGCACGGCGTGGAGCCCGGCGCCGATCGCGAAGGACGCGTTCGCGACGCTCGGCGGGCTGCTGAAGGGGCTGGCGGCGGTGGCGATCTGGCTCGTCGTCGTCGGGTTGCCGATTGGGTTGATCGTGGTGGCGGGGTGGTGGGGCCTGCGGGGGATTGTCGGAGGACGTCGTTCCTGA